Below is a genomic region from Streptomyces roseoviridis.
CTCCAGGACGGGCTGCAGAATGATCATTCGAGTCGTGTCCGGCATCCCTGCGTGCCGGTGCATGGGATCACCGGGCCGCCCGTCAGTCCACCGGCCACGTGTAGCGCCGTTTCTCCTTCGCGGTGGCCCCCAGGCGGTCGTAGAAGCGGATCGCGCCCTCGTTCCAGGTCGGGGTCTGCCACTGGACGAAGGGGAGGCCCAGGGCGCGGGCCTCCTCGCGGACGGCGGCCATCAGGAGGGGACCGAGGCCGTGGCCGCGGGCCGGCTCCGTGAGGTAGAGGCAGTCCATGTGGAGGTACTCGGCGGCGTCCCAGGTGGAGAGCTCCGGGGCGCAGGTGGCGTAGCCGGCGAGGGTGCCGTCGGGGAGTTCGGCGACCAGACAGCGCAGGCGGGGGGCCGCGGGCTCGAAGAGGAGACGGTGCAGGCGGGCGGCGAGGTCCGGCGGCGGAGGCGCGGCCTTCTCGTAGGCGGCGTGCTCCGCGGCGAGTTCGGCCACCCGGTCCAGATCCCCGGGGCGGGCGGGCCGGACGACGGCGCCCGTCATCGGACGGCTCCGCCGGTCAGGCGGACCGCGGTGGTCGTCATCGGACCTCCCCCTCCAGGGTGTCGGCGGCCCACGCCGCCAGGCGGTCGGCGGCCGGGCCGTTGCCGTCGAGGACGTGGCGGACGAAGGACTCCCGCTCGTGGGCGAGGACCGCGGCCTCCCAGACGCAGGGGGCGAGTCCGGCCCGGCCGGGGCGCAGGGCGTCGGGCCGGCCGGCCGGGCCGGTCCAGACGGCGAGGTCGGACATGTGGCCCTCGGTCCAGGTGTGGACGAGGACGTAGTCGCCGTCGCCGCCCGCGTGCACGAGCAGCACCGCGAGGCCGAGCGAGCCGCGGTGGCGGCCGGCGGCCAGGTGGTCGGCGGCGAGCGCGAGCGCGGGGGCCGCCTCCGCCTCGCCGACCGTCCGGCCGGGGGCCTCGATGCCGTACGGCTTGACGCGGTGGCCCGCGATCTCGCGCTCCCCCAACGGCCTCACCCGACGGGCGTGATGGCCCTGGGCGAGCGCGAGGACGGCGTCCCACTTCCCTCCACTGTTCATACCGTCATCATGCACGGTCCCGCCGTTCCGCCCGCACGCAGCCACCGGCGGTACGGGGCGGCGCCCAGGGCCGCCTCCCGGTAGGCGGCGGCCAGTTCCGCGTACGGCCGGTCGAGCGGCACGCCCGGCGCGCCGTACAGCAGCAGCCGGACGGCCAGCGGGTCGCCGCACAGGGGTCGGACGGCCATGTCCTCGCGCGGGCCCGAGGTCGGCTGGCAGGGGGCGACGGCCTCGCCGAGGGCGATGAGCGAGGCGGCGGTGTGGTAGTCGGCGTGCAGCACCGGCGGGTCGAGGCCGGCCGCGCCCAGGACCCGGCGCAGCCCGTCCCATTCGCCGTCCACGGCCGGGTCGACGGCCCACCGGTCGTGGGCCAGGTCGGCGAGCTCGACGACCTCGCGCGCGGCCGCCGGATGGTCCCGCGTCATGGAGACGAACTGCGGTTCCCGCTCGACCAGGACGCGGCCCCGCAGTCCGTCCGGGACCCGCAGCGGGCAGCCCTCGACCTCGTGGACGAAGGCCAGGTCGAGTTGTCCGGCGGCGACCGTGCGCAGCAGGGCGCTGGCGGAGACGTCCACGCGCAGCGCGATGTCGGTGCCGGGCAGGCCCTGGCGGAGCCGGCGCAGCCAGCCCGGCAGGGCGCGGCTGGCGGTGGAGCCGACGCGCAGCGCGGGGCCGCCCGTGCGGGCGGCGGCGGCCCGGGTCTCGGTGATCAGGGCGGTCATGCCGTCGACGAGGGGGCGGGCGCGGCTGAGGACGGCGCGGCCGATCGGGGTGGGGTGACAGCCGTTGCGGCCGCGGGAGAAGAGCTCGGCGCCGAGGGCGTTCTCGATGCGGCGCAGCTGGGTGGTCAAGGAGGGCTGGCTGACACCGAGTTGGCGGGCGGCCTTGTGCAGACTGCCGGTCTCCGCGATGGCGCAGAGCGCCCGCAGGTGCCT
It encodes:
- a CDS encoding GNAT family N-acetyltransferase — translated: MTGAVVRPARPGDLDRVAELAAEHAAYEKAAPPPPDLAARLHRLLFEPAAPRLRCLVAELPDGTLAGYATCAPELSTWDAAEYLHMDCLYLTEPARGHGLGPLLMAAVREEARALGLPFVQWQTPTWNEGAIRFYDRLGATAKEKRRYTWPVD
- a CDS encoding LysR family transcriptional regulator; this encodes MELEVRHLRALCAIAETGSLHKAARQLGVSQPSLTTQLRRIENALGAELFSRGRNGCHPTPIGRAVLSRARPLVDGMTALITETRAAAARTGGPALRVGSTASRALPGWLRRLRQGLPGTDIALRVDVSASALLRTVAAGQLDLAFVHEVEGCPLRVPDGLRGRVLVEREPQFVSMTRDHPAAAREVVELADLAHDRWAVDPAVDGEWDGLRRVLGAAGLDPPVLHADYHTAASLIALGEAVAPCQPTSGPREDMAVRPLCGDPLAVRLLLYGAPGVPLDRPYAELAAAYREAALGAAPYRRWLRAGGTAGPCMMTV